A region of Vigna radiata var. radiata cultivar VC1973A chromosome 6, Vradiata_ver6, whole genome shotgun sequence DNA encodes the following proteins:
- the LOC106765259 gene encoding membrane protein of ER body-like protein isoform X2 — translation MEQETHQWVHPREEEEEEGMMEDDALVRKKFESHSKGGLVTERVPSFSSSSSSFSSSSNDSEHGNGIGSVVTAPDGSPVQKDEEASEIRNGGENFNHVNGDKSDYEAVGLAQVAEFAGEPTNVEAISGFNMSQNMNSVYFDKQQGMWKCHHCTWTKRFDSPWTVPNWNLKGYPDLMMSVRHMIQHAPCFVYEIKDNGVNGVLNGDAYGSVHPTNLGEREFDVQADMSVIQNSLCSENTNQSVADFHEETSAKEAPNLIKEDIDQPREEFDVEAVLEKQETHDLFCPNCNSCITKRVILKKRKRNPGNIDIKSIGRPRWLDSPEHPSANQGDSANVRSEPDIVIQEPPADDDQPHEEPEVFRCLSCFSFFIPSGKCFDAFRIFGGTSKKEGAQNPPSVPASNLQFPSNPQSSSANWFKSLINKGKKTSDAAREYSGTASAKQHNSTSITSDELTSRGIGHSEDPPADTSGVTDLKPTPNINHAHGGMDSLISSTNDLSSIQSGSKSAGDLVNGVQTVMQETPDFPSVKQLLDGNFISEGEKKGYTKEAIPKPYEGKTEFLTSATVVPQVLEGTLEDVDKKREIIRNGYSSLVQGAESPIQSPGSAIHANDVAISEQNSKTDAISPSNIDFTLIGNVPKDIDNEVYPPTRIENEGGDVIVDLGEGACIPAKADDIPAKSGIITELPTSIPTLQPRDEVGEPQGWEILKSIVYGGLVESITSLGIVSSAVSSGVTPLNIIALGFANIIGGLIILGHNLVDLKNDHSGEDQTQAVVQDRYQEYLGRRENFLLHAVVAVLSFLIFGAVPLVVYGLLINKNYYTELKLAVVAATSVVCIILLAIGKVYSSRPPKAYMKTVLYYVAMALSTSGVTYIAGNLIKDLLEKLNHPESGLAITMPISGTKTGSTWMSQ, via the exons ATGGAACAAGAAACACATCAATGGGTGCATCctcgtgaagaagaagaagaagaaggaatgaTGGAAGATGATGCTTTGGTAAGAAAGAAATTTGAGTCACATAGCAAGGGTGGTCTCGTCACAGAAAGAGTACCATCCTTCTCCTCATcctcttcctccttctcttctAGTAGCAATGACAGTGAGCATGGTAATGGAATTGGTTCAGTGGTCACAGCCCCAGATGGATCTCCTGTTCAGAAAGATGAAGAAGCCTCAGAGATAAGAAATGGTGGTGAAAATTTCAACCATGTTAATGGTGATAAATCAGATTATGAAGCTGTTGGGCTAGCACAAGTGGCAGAGTTTGCGGGTGAACCAACAAATGTAGAGGCCATAAGTGGTTTTAATATGTCACAGAATATGAACAGTGTTTATTTTGATAAGCAACAAG GAATGTGGAAATGTCACCACTGCACATGGACCAAGAGATTTGACAGTCCTTGGACTGTGCCAAATTGGAATCTTAAGGGTTATCCTGACTTGATGATGAGTGTCAGACATATGATTCAACATGCACCATGTTTTGTTTATGAAATTAAAG ATAATGGAGTTAATGGAGTTCTAAATGGTGATGCTTATGGGTCTGTCCATCCAACAAATCTGGGGGAGAGAGAATTTGATGTACAAGCAGATATGTCAGTTATTCAAAACAGTCTATGCAGCGAAAACACAAATCAGT CTGTTGCAGATTTTCATGAAGAAACTAGTGCAAAGGAAGCTCCTAACTTGATAAAAGAAGATATTGACCAGCCACGAGAAGAATTTGATGTTGAGGCAGTATTGGAAAAACAAGAGACACATGATTTGTTCTGTCCTAACTGTAATTCTTGCATTACTAAAAGGGTAATcctcaaaaaaagaaaaaggaatccTGGAAATATAGATATCAAATCTATAGGCCGCCCACGGTGGTTAGATAGTCCTGAACATCCCAGTGCCAACCAAGGTGATAGTGCAAATGTAAGATCTGAGCCCGATATTGTCATTCAAGAGCCACCTGCTGATGATGATCAGCCTCATGAAGAACCAGAAGTATTCAGATGTTTATCATGCTTCAGCTTCTTTATTCCTAGTG GAAAATGTTTTGATGCATTCCGTATTTTTGGTGGCACCAGCAAGAAGGAAGGTGCACAAAATCCTCCCAGTGTACCTGCGAGTAATTTGCAGTTTCCTTCAAATCCACAAAGCTCAAGTGCAAATTGGTTCAAATCTCTGATTAATAAGGGGAAAAAAACTA GTGATGCAGCCCGTGAATATTCTGGAACTGCTTCTGCTAAGCAGCATAACTCAACATCAATCACTTCAGATGAGCTCACCTCACGTGGAATTGGTCATTCTGAAGATCCACCTGCTGATACATCTGGAGTTACGGATTTAAAACCTACACCAAATATTAATCATGCACATGGAGGCATGGATTCTCTGATTTCATCAACA AATGATTTATCATCTATACAGTCCGGTTCAAAAAGTGCGGGTGATTTGGTGAATGGAGTGCAGACAGTTATGCAGGAGACACCAGATTTTCCGTCTGTGAAACAATTGCTGGACGGAAACTTTATcagtgagggagagaaaaagGGTTATACGAAAGAAGCCATTCCGAAACCTTATGAAGGGAAAACTGAATTTCTTACTTCTGCGACTGTAGTACCTCAAGTCCTTGAGGGTACACTGGAAGATGTAGACAAGAAACGTGAAATTATTCGGAATGGTTATTCCTCTTTGGTACAAGGAGCAGAATCACCAATTCAATCACCTGGCAGTGCAATACATGCAAATGATGTAGCTATTAGTGAGCAAAATTCTAAAACAGATGCTATCTCTCCATCGAACATAGATTTTACTCTAATTGGCAATGTGCCAAAAGATATTGACAATGAAGTATATCCTCCTACCAGGATAGAAAATGAAG GTGGTGATGTGATAGTTGATCTTGGGGAAGGAGCATGTATACCAGCTAAAGCAGATGATATTCCAGCTAAAAGTGGTATTATAACTGAACTACCAACTTCGATACCAACTTTACAACCAAGAGATGAAGTTGGTGAACCACAAGGATGGGAAATACTTAAGAGCATTGTGTATGGTGGTTTAGTTGAGTCAATCACAAGTCTAGGAATTGTGTCATCTGCAGTTAGTTCGGGTGTTACCCCAT TGAATATTATAGCATTGGGATTTGCAAATATCATTGGTGGACTTATCATCCTTGGTCACAAT CTTGTTGACTTGAAAAATGATCACTCTGGAGAGGATCAAACACAAGCGGTTGTGCAAGATCGGTATCAAGAATATCTAGGACGTCGAGAGAACTTCTTGCTCCATGCTGTTGTAGCTGTTTTATCATTCCTGATTTTTGGTGCTGTCCCCCTTGTTGTATATGGCCTCTTGATCAATAAGAATTACTACACTGAACTTAAGCTTGCTGTGGTAGCAGCTACTTCTGTTGTGTGCATCATTCTACTTGCTATTGGGAAAGTTTATAGCAGCAGACCGCCCAAAGCCTATATGAAAACTGTGTTATACTATGTTGCAATGGCACTTTCAACCTCAGGAGTAACATATATAGCAGGCAACCTCATCAAGGATCTTCTAGAGAAACTTAACCACCCAGAATCAGGTTTGGCTATAACCATGCCCATATCAGGCACAAAAACCGGATCAACATGGATGTCTCAATGA
- the LOC106765259 gene encoding membrane protein of ER body-like protein isoform X5 yields MEQETHQWVHPREEEEEEGMMEDDALVRKKFESHSKGGLVTERVPSFSSSSSSFSSSSNDSEHGNGIGSVVTAPDGSPVQKDEEASEIRNGGENFNHVNGDKSDYEAVGLAQVAEFAGEPTNVEAISGFNMSQNMNSVYFDKQQGMWKCHHCTWTKRFDSPWTVPNWNLKGYPDLMMSVRHMIQHAPCFVYEIKDNGVNGVLNGDAYGSVHPTNLGEREFDVQADMSVIQNSLCSENTNQCMKTLDKKLPSIPELSHIHNSSDIQATAVADFHEETSAKEAPNLIKEDIDQPREEFDVEAVLEKQETHDLFCPNCNSCITKRVILKKRKRNPGNIDIKSIGRPRWLDSPEHPSANQGDSANVRSEPDIVIQEPPADDDQPHEEPEVFRCLSCFSFFIPSGKCFDAFRIFGGTSKKEGAQNPPSVPASNLQFPSNPQSSSANWFKSLINKGKKTSDAAREYSGTASAKQHNSTSITSDELTSRGIGHSEDPPADTSGVTDLKPTPNINHAHGGMDSLISSTNDLSSIQSGSKSAGDLVNGVQTVMQETPDFPSVKQLLDGNFISEGEKKGYTKEAIPKPYEGKTEFLTSATVVPQVLEGTLEDVDKKREIIRNGYSSLVQGAESPIQSPGSAIHANDVAISEQNSKTDAISPSNIDFTLIGNVPKDIDNEVYPPTRIENEGGDVIVDLGEGACIPAKADDIPAKSGIITELPTSIPTLQPRDEVGEPQGWEILKSIVYGGLVESITSLGIVSSAVSSGVTPSC; encoded by the exons ATGGAACAAGAAACACATCAATGGGTGCATCctcgtgaagaagaagaagaagaaggaatgaTGGAAGATGATGCTTTGGTAAGAAAGAAATTTGAGTCACATAGCAAGGGTGGTCTCGTCACAGAAAGAGTACCATCCTTCTCCTCATcctcttcctccttctcttctAGTAGCAATGACAGTGAGCATGGTAATGGAATTGGTTCAGTGGTCACAGCCCCAGATGGATCTCCTGTTCAGAAAGATGAAGAAGCCTCAGAGATAAGAAATGGTGGTGAAAATTTCAACCATGTTAATGGTGATAAATCAGATTATGAAGCTGTTGGGCTAGCACAAGTGGCAGAGTTTGCGGGTGAACCAACAAATGTAGAGGCCATAAGTGGTTTTAATATGTCACAGAATATGAACAGTGTTTATTTTGATAAGCAACAAG GAATGTGGAAATGTCACCACTGCACATGGACCAAGAGATTTGACAGTCCTTGGACTGTGCCAAATTGGAATCTTAAGGGTTATCCTGACTTGATGATGAGTGTCAGACATATGATTCAACATGCACCATGTTTTGTTTATGAAATTAAAG ATAATGGAGTTAATGGAGTTCTAAATGGTGATGCTTATGGGTCTGTCCATCCAACAAATCTGGGGGAGAGAGAATTTGATGTACAAGCAGATATGTCAGTTATTCAAAACAGTCTATGCAGCGAAAACACAAATCAGTGTATGAAAACTTTGGACAAGAAGCTCCCTTCTATTCCAGAACTATCCCATATACATAATTCATCTGATATACAAGCTACAGCTGTTGCAGATTTTCATGAAGAAACTAGTGCAAAGGAAGCTCCTAACTTGATAAAAGAAGATATTGACCAGCCACGAGAAGAATTTGATGTTGAGGCAGTATTGGAAAAACAAGAGACACATGATTTGTTCTGTCCTAACTGTAATTCTTGCATTACTAAAAGGGTAATcctcaaaaaaagaaaaaggaatccTGGAAATATAGATATCAAATCTATAGGCCGCCCACGGTGGTTAGATAGTCCTGAACATCCCAGTGCCAACCAAGGTGATAGTGCAAATGTAAGATCTGAGCCCGATATTGTCATTCAAGAGCCACCTGCTGATGATGATCAGCCTCATGAAGAACCAGAAGTATTCAGATGTTTATCATGCTTCAGCTTCTTTATTCCTAGTG GAAAATGTTTTGATGCATTCCGTATTTTTGGTGGCACCAGCAAGAAGGAAGGTGCACAAAATCCTCCCAGTGTACCTGCGAGTAATTTGCAGTTTCCTTCAAATCCACAAAGCTCAAGTGCAAATTGGTTCAAATCTCTGATTAATAAGGGGAAAAAAACTA GTGATGCAGCCCGTGAATATTCTGGAACTGCTTCTGCTAAGCAGCATAACTCAACATCAATCACTTCAGATGAGCTCACCTCACGTGGAATTGGTCATTCTGAAGATCCACCTGCTGATACATCTGGAGTTACGGATTTAAAACCTACACCAAATATTAATCATGCACATGGAGGCATGGATTCTCTGATTTCATCAACA AATGATTTATCATCTATACAGTCCGGTTCAAAAAGTGCGGGTGATTTGGTGAATGGAGTGCAGACAGTTATGCAGGAGACACCAGATTTTCCGTCTGTGAAACAATTGCTGGACGGAAACTTTATcagtgagggagagaaaaagGGTTATACGAAAGAAGCCATTCCGAAACCTTATGAAGGGAAAACTGAATTTCTTACTTCTGCGACTGTAGTACCTCAAGTCCTTGAGGGTACACTGGAAGATGTAGACAAGAAACGTGAAATTATTCGGAATGGTTATTCCTCTTTGGTACAAGGAGCAGAATCACCAATTCAATCACCTGGCAGTGCAATACATGCAAATGATGTAGCTATTAGTGAGCAAAATTCTAAAACAGATGCTATCTCTCCATCGAACATAGATTTTACTCTAATTGGCAATGTGCCAAAAGATATTGACAATGAAGTATATCCTCCTACCAGGATAGAAAATGAAG GTGGTGATGTGATAGTTGATCTTGGGGAAGGAGCATGTATACCAGCTAAAGCAGATGATATTCCAGCTAAAAGTGGTATTATAACTGAACTACCAACTTCGATACCAACTTTACAACCAAGAGATGAAGTTGGTGAACCACAAGGATGGGAAATACTTAAGAGCATTGTGTATGGTGGTTTAGTTGAGTCAATCACAAGTCTAGGAATTGTGTCATCTGCAGTTAGTTCGGGTGTTACCCCAT CTTGTTGA
- the LOC106765259 gene encoding membrane protein of ER body-like protein isoform X1: MEQETHQWVHPREEEEEEGMMEDDALVRKKFESHSKGGLVTERVPSFSSSSSSFSSSSNDSEHGNGIGSVVTAPDGSPVQKDEEASEIRNGGENFNHVNGDKSDYEAVGLAQVAEFAGEPTNVEAISGFNMSQNMNSVYFDKQQGMWKCHHCTWTKRFDSPWTVPNWNLKGYPDLMMSVRHMIQHAPCFVYEIKDNGVNGVLNGDAYGSVHPTNLGEREFDVQADMSVIQNSLCSENTNQCMKTLDKKLPSIPELSHIHNSSDIQATAVADFHEETSAKEAPNLIKEDIDQPREEFDVEAVLEKQETHDLFCPNCNSCITKRVILKKRKRNPGNIDIKSIGRPRWLDSPEHPSANQGDSANVRSEPDIVIQEPPADDDQPHEEPEVFRCLSCFSFFIPSGKCFDAFRIFGGTSKKEGAQNPPSVPASNLQFPSNPQSSSANWFKSLINKGKKTSDAAREYSGTASAKQHNSTSITSDELTSRGIGHSEDPPADTSGVTDLKPTPNINHAHGGMDSLISSTNDLSSIQSGSKSAGDLVNGVQTVMQETPDFPSVKQLLDGNFISEGEKKGYTKEAIPKPYEGKTEFLTSATVVPQVLEGTLEDVDKKREIIRNGYSSLVQGAESPIQSPGSAIHANDVAISEQNSKTDAISPSNIDFTLIGNVPKDIDNEVYPPTRIENEGGDVIVDLGEGACIPAKADDIPAKSGIITELPTSIPTLQPRDEVGEPQGWEILKSIVYGGLVESITSLGIVSSAVSSGVTPLNIIALGFANIIGGLIILGHNLVDLKNDHSGEDQTQAVVQDRYQEYLGRRENFLLHAVVAVLSFLIFGAVPLVVYGLLINKNYYTELKLAVVAATSVVCIILLAIGKVYSSRPPKAYMKTVLYYVAMALSTSGVTYIAGNLIKDLLEKLNHPESGLAITMPISGTKTGSTWMSQ; this comes from the exons ATGGAACAAGAAACACATCAATGGGTGCATCctcgtgaagaagaagaagaagaaggaatgaTGGAAGATGATGCTTTGGTAAGAAAGAAATTTGAGTCACATAGCAAGGGTGGTCTCGTCACAGAAAGAGTACCATCCTTCTCCTCATcctcttcctccttctcttctAGTAGCAATGACAGTGAGCATGGTAATGGAATTGGTTCAGTGGTCACAGCCCCAGATGGATCTCCTGTTCAGAAAGATGAAGAAGCCTCAGAGATAAGAAATGGTGGTGAAAATTTCAACCATGTTAATGGTGATAAATCAGATTATGAAGCTGTTGGGCTAGCACAAGTGGCAGAGTTTGCGGGTGAACCAACAAATGTAGAGGCCATAAGTGGTTTTAATATGTCACAGAATATGAACAGTGTTTATTTTGATAAGCAACAAG GAATGTGGAAATGTCACCACTGCACATGGACCAAGAGATTTGACAGTCCTTGGACTGTGCCAAATTGGAATCTTAAGGGTTATCCTGACTTGATGATGAGTGTCAGACATATGATTCAACATGCACCATGTTTTGTTTATGAAATTAAAG ATAATGGAGTTAATGGAGTTCTAAATGGTGATGCTTATGGGTCTGTCCATCCAACAAATCTGGGGGAGAGAGAATTTGATGTACAAGCAGATATGTCAGTTATTCAAAACAGTCTATGCAGCGAAAACACAAATCAGTGTATGAAAACTTTGGACAAGAAGCTCCCTTCTATTCCAGAACTATCCCATATACATAATTCATCTGATATACAAGCTACAGCTGTTGCAGATTTTCATGAAGAAACTAGTGCAAAGGAAGCTCCTAACTTGATAAAAGAAGATATTGACCAGCCACGAGAAGAATTTGATGTTGAGGCAGTATTGGAAAAACAAGAGACACATGATTTGTTCTGTCCTAACTGTAATTCTTGCATTACTAAAAGGGTAATcctcaaaaaaagaaaaaggaatccTGGAAATATAGATATCAAATCTATAGGCCGCCCACGGTGGTTAGATAGTCCTGAACATCCCAGTGCCAACCAAGGTGATAGTGCAAATGTAAGATCTGAGCCCGATATTGTCATTCAAGAGCCACCTGCTGATGATGATCAGCCTCATGAAGAACCAGAAGTATTCAGATGTTTATCATGCTTCAGCTTCTTTATTCCTAGTG GAAAATGTTTTGATGCATTCCGTATTTTTGGTGGCACCAGCAAGAAGGAAGGTGCACAAAATCCTCCCAGTGTACCTGCGAGTAATTTGCAGTTTCCTTCAAATCCACAAAGCTCAAGTGCAAATTGGTTCAAATCTCTGATTAATAAGGGGAAAAAAACTA GTGATGCAGCCCGTGAATATTCTGGAACTGCTTCTGCTAAGCAGCATAACTCAACATCAATCACTTCAGATGAGCTCACCTCACGTGGAATTGGTCATTCTGAAGATCCACCTGCTGATACATCTGGAGTTACGGATTTAAAACCTACACCAAATATTAATCATGCACATGGAGGCATGGATTCTCTGATTTCATCAACA AATGATTTATCATCTATACAGTCCGGTTCAAAAAGTGCGGGTGATTTGGTGAATGGAGTGCAGACAGTTATGCAGGAGACACCAGATTTTCCGTCTGTGAAACAATTGCTGGACGGAAACTTTATcagtgagggagagaaaaagGGTTATACGAAAGAAGCCATTCCGAAACCTTATGAAGGGAAAACTGAATTTCTTACTTCTGCGACTGTAGTACCTCAAGTCCTTGAGGGTACACTGGAAGATGTAGACAAGAAACGTGAAATTATTCGGAATGGTTATTCCTCTTTGGTACAAGGAGCAGAATCACCAATTCAATCACCTGGCAGTGCAATACATGCAAATGATGTAGCTATTAGTGAGCAAAATTCTAAAACAGATGCTATCTCTCCATCGAACATAGATTTTACTCTAATTGGCAATGTGCCAAAAGATATTGACAATGAAGTATATCCTCCTACCAGGATAGAAAATGAAG GTGGTGATGTGATAGTTGATCTTGGGGAAGGAGCATGTATACCAGCTAAAGCAGATGATATTCCAGCTAAAAGTGGTATTATAACTGAACTACCAACTTCGATACCAACTTTACAACCAAGAGATGAAGTTGGTGAACCACAAGGATGGGAAATACTTAAGAGCATTGTGTATGGTGGTTTAGTTGAGTCAATCACAAGTCTAGGAATTGTGTCATCTGCAGTTAGTTCGGGTGTTACCCCAT TGAATATTATAGCATTGGGATTTGCAAATATCATTGGTGGACTTATCATCCTTGGTCACAAT CTTGTTGACTTGAAAAATGATCACTCTGGAGAGGATCAAACACAAGCGGTTGTGCAAGATCGGTATCAAGAATATCTAGGACGTCGAGAGAACTTCTTGCTCCATGCTGTTGTAGCTGTTTTATCATTCCTGATTTTTGGTGCTGTCCCCCTTGTTGTATATGGCCTCTTGATCAATAAGAATTACTACACTGAACTTAAGCTTGCTGTGGTAGCAGCTACTTCTGTTGTGTGCATCATTCTACTTGCTATTGGGAAAGTTTATAGCAGCAGACCGCCCAAAGCCTATATGAAAACTGTGTTATACTATGTTGCAATGGCACTTTCAACCTCAGGAGTAACATATATAGCAGGCAACCTCATCAAGGATCTTCTAGAGAAACTTAACCACCCAGAATCAGGTTTGGCTATAACCATGCCCATATCAGGCACAAAAACCGGATCAACATGGATGTCTCAATGA
- the LOC106765259 gene encoding membrane protein of ER body-like protein isoform X3 has product MEQETHQWVHPREEEEEEGMMEDDALVRKKFESHSKGGLVTERVPSFSSSSSSFSSSSNDSEHGNGIGSVVTAPDGSPVQKDEEASEIRNGGENFNHVNGDKSDYEAVGLAQVAEFAGEPTNVEAISGFNMSQNMNSVYFDKQQGMWKCHHCTWTKRFDSPWTVPNWNLKGYPDLMMSVRHMIQHAPCFVYEIKDNGVNGVLNGDAYGSVHPTNLGEREFDVQADMSVIQNSLCSENTNQYFHEETSAKEAPNLIKEDIDQPREEFDVEAVLEKQETHDLFCPNCNSCITKRVILKKRKRNPGNIDIKSIGRPRWLDSPEHPSANQGDSANVRSEPDIVIQEPPADDDQPHEEPEVFRCLSCFSFFIPSGKCFDAFRIFGGTSKKEGAQNPPSVPASNLQFPSNPQSSSANWFKSLINKGKKTSDAAREYSGTASAKQHNSTSITSDELTSRGIGHSEDPPADTSGVTDLKPTPNINHAHGGMDSLISSTNDLSSIQSGSKSAGDLVNGVQTVMQETPDFPSVKQLLDGNFISEGEKKGYTKEAIPKPYEGKTEFLTSATVVPQVLEGTLEDVDKKREIIRNGYSSLVQGAESPIQSPGSAIHANDVAISEQNSKTDAISPSNIDFTLIGNVPKDIDNEVYPPTRIENEGGDVIVDLGEGACIPAKADDIPAKSGIITELPTSIPTLQPRDEVGEPQGWEILKSIVYGGLVESITSLGIVSSAVSSGVTPLNIIALGFANIIGGLIILGHNLVDLKNDHSGEDQTQAVVQDRYQEYLGRRENFLLHAVVAVLSFLIFGAVPLVVYGLLINKNYYTELKLAVVAATSVVCIILLAIGKVYSSRPPKAYMKTVLYYVAMALSTSGVTYIAGNLIKDLLEKLNHPESGLAITMPISGTKTGSTWMSQ; this is encoded by the exons ATGGAACAAGAAACACATCAATGGGTGCATCctcgtgaagaagaagaagaagaaggaatgaTGGAAGATGATGCTTTGGTAAGAAAGAAATTTGAGTCACATAGCAAGGGTGGTCTCGTCACAGAAAGAGTACCATCCTTCTCCTCATcctcttcctccttctcttctAGTAGCAATGACAGTGAGCATGGTAATGGAATTGGTTCAGTGGTCACAGCCCCAGATGGATCTCCTGTTCAGAAAGATGAAGAAGCCTCAGAGATAAGAAATGGTGGTGAAAATTTCAACCATGTTAATGGTGATAAATCAGATTATGAAGCTGTTGGGCTAGCACAAGTGGCAGAGTTTGCGGGTGAACCAACAAATGTAGAGGCCATAAGTGGTTTTAATATGTCACAGAATATGAACAGTGTTTATTTTGATAAGCAACAAG GAATGTGGAAATGTCACCACTGCACATGGACCAAGAGATTTGACAGTCCTTGGACTGTGCCAAATTGGAATCTTAAGGGTTATCCTGACTTGATGATGAGTGTCAGACATATGATTCAACATGCACCATGTTTTGTTTATGAAATTAAAG ATAATGGAGTTAATGGAGTTCTAAATGGTGATGCTTATGGGTCTGTCCATCCAACAAATCTGGGGGAGAGAGAATTTGATGTACAAGCAGATATGTCAGTTATTCAAAACAGTCTATGCAGCGAAAACACAAATCAGT ATTTTCATGAAGAAACTAGTGCAAAGGAAGCTCCTAACTTGATAAAAGAAGATATTGACCAGCCACGAGAAGAATTTGATGTTGAGGCAGTATTGGAAAAACAAGAGACACATGATTTGTTCTGTCCTAACTGTAATTCTTGCATTACTAAAAGGGTAATcctcaaaaaaagaaaaaggaatccTGGAAATATAGATATCAAATCTATAGGCCGCCCACGGTGGTTAGATAGTCCTGAACATCCCAGTGCCAACCAAGGTGATAGTGCAAATGTAAGATCTGAGCCCGATATTGTCATTCAAGAGCCACCTGCTGATGATGATCAGCCTCATGAAGAACCAGAAGTATTCAGATGTTTATCATGCTTCAGCTTCTTTATTCCTAGTG GAAAATGTTTTGATGCATTCCGTATTTTTGGTGGCACCAGCAAGAAGGAAGGTGCACAAAATCCTCCCAGTGTACCTGCGAGTAATTTGCAGTTTCCTTCAAATCCACAAAGCTCAAGTGCAAATTGGTTCAAATCTCTGATTAATAAGGGGAAAAAAACTA GTGATGCAGCCCGTGAATATTCTGGAACTGCTTCTGCTAAGCAGCATAACTCAACATCAATCACTTCAGATGAGCTCACCTCACGTGGAATTGGTCATTCTGAAGATCCACCTGCTGATACATCTGGAGTTACGGATTTAAAACCTACACCAAATATTAATCATGCACATGGAGGCATGGATTCTCTGATTTCATCAACA AATGATTTATCATCTATACAGTCCGGTTCAAAAAGTGCGGGTGATTTGGTGAATGGAGTGCAGACAGTTATGCAGGAGACACCAGATTTTCCGTCTGTGAAACAATTGCTGGACGGAAACTTTATcagtgagggagagaaaaagGGTTATACGAAAGAAGCCATTCCGAAACCTTATGAAGGGAAAACTGAATTTCTTACTTCTGCGACTGTAGTACCTCAAGTCCTTGAGGGTACACTGGAAGATGTAGACAAGAAACGTGAAATTATTCGGAATGGTTATTCCTCTTTGGTACAAGGAGCAGAATCACCAATTCAATCACCTGGCAGTGCAATACATGCAAATGATGTAGCTATTAGTGAGCAAAATTCTAAAACAGATGCTATCTCTCCATCGAACATAGATTTTACTCTAATTGGCAATGTGCCAAAAGATATTGACAATGAAGTATATCCTCCTACCAGGATAGAAAATGAAG GTGGTGATGTGATAGTTGATCTTGGGGAAGGAGCATGTATACCAGCTAAAGCAGATGATATTCCAGCTAAAAGTGGTATTATAACTGAACTACCAACTTCGATACCAACTTTACAACCAAGAGATGAAGTTGGTGAACCACAAGGATGGGAAATACTTAAGAGCATTGTGTATGGTGGTTTAGTTGAGTCAATCACAAGTCTAGGAATTGTGTCATCTGCAGTTAGTTCGGGTGTTACCCCAT TGAATATTATAGCATTGGGATTTGCAAATATCATTGGTGGACTTATCATCCTTGGTCACAAT CTTGTTGACTTGAAAAATGATCACTCTGGAGAGGATCAAACACAAGCGGTTGTGCAAGATCGGTATCAAGAATATCTAGGACGTCGAGAGAACTTCTTGCTCCATGCTGTTGTAGCTGTTTTATCATTCCTGATTTTTGGTGCTGTCCCCCTTGTTGTATATGGCCTCTTGATCAATAAGAATTACTACACTGAACTTAAGCTTGCTGTGGTAGCAGCTACTTCTGTTGTGTGCATCATTCTACTTGCTATTGGGAAAGTTTATAGCAGCAGACCGCCCAAAGCCTATATGAAAACTGTGTTATACTATGTTGCAATGGCACTTTCAACCTCAGGAGTAACATATATAGCAGGCAACCTCATCAAGGATCTTCTAGAGAAACTTAACCACCCAGAATCAGGTTTGGCTATAACCATGCCCATATCAGGCACAAAAACCGGATCAACATGGATGTCTCAATGA